The nucleotide window AGTGCCTTTATTGCTTTGAGACGGTTTACAACGAAgccttgaaagaagctagCGCTTTGCATTCTCTGAACCTATGTCTTTCATGCTTCCAACCCGTATGCCATAGACATTTACCACTTCATGTACAGGTTAGTGAGAAGAACTGTGACACTGCTCACTGGCAATATTTAAATATACACAAGGTTAAAAGAACAAAAGTTGATGAGGATCAAGACATGAACAAGAGCAACAAGAAGATAAGGCTAAATGTTGTGGAAAAATCAGAAGACGAGATGTTTGAAACCAATTGGTCTTTGCTAAAGTATAATTCATCAACGGCATCATCAGAAGAGTCCGTCTCTAACAAGGATCCAGAAATTAATCCTGTCGTCcaggaaaagatcaagcaAATTTTGGGGTCCAAATCACAGGATATGGTGGATAAAACAAGCTCATGGGAATTATCAGTGAAATCATGTCCCCATAcccaaaattttcaagttccCGCTGTTGAAGCCAAATCGAAAGATGAACGTTGCAATGATTGCGGCTTGGATCAGAATCTGTGGCTATGTTTACACTGTGGCAACATCGGATGTGGCAGAGAACAAGTTGGCATTGAAGGTCATTCGCATGCACTAAACCATTATGACAAACACTCTACGCACCCATTAGCTGTCAAGTTGGGCTCATTGAGTCAATCTTCAATCGATTTGTATTGTTATTCTTGCAATGACGAAGTGAAATTCGAAAACCCTGAAGCGTTTGCACAGGCTTTGTCCAAGTACGGTATTGATTTAAAAAGTAAATTGGCAAGTGAAAAGAGTTTAGTGGAATTGcaagttgaacaaaacaTGAACTGGGATTTCCAGATGACCGATGCGCAAGgcaaagaattgaaacaCCTGTCGGCAAACAAAGAGTACGGTTGTGGTCTCATCAATTTGGGAAATTCCTGTTACATAAACTCGGTGTTGCAATGTTTGTTGAACGGAGGGGTTAAGACCTATTCATTGAGTGCATTAGGAGAGTCATTCCCCTTAGACGTTCTTTACCCAAGCACGAATATGAAATGCCAGCTAATCAAGCTGAACAACGCGATTAAATTAGAGCCCGAGCTCTACCCGAGTGGTATCAGGCCAAGaagtttcaagaaatgCATTGGTCAGGCTCACGAAGAGTTTAGCAGTGAAAGACAGCAGGATGCGCTTGAATTTTtaagcttcttcaatgatacACTGGATAAGAAAATATTCTCTCGAAGTGAAAACAACCCCAGTGACCTGATGAGATATATCATAGAAAACAGATTGCAATGCACAAAATGTGGCAAAGTCAAATACACTACTGATATCAACGAATCAATGTTGGTACCATTGGAAGAAAACAGTGATTCACAGCATTCACAATCTCTTCTGGACAGACTAGTGGAATATTTCCATGGTGAAGAACTAGATTTCAAGTGTCCTCAATGTAAGGATATGGTACAAGCTATCAGAAAACCAGGATTCAAGACTTTCCCTGATACTCTAGTGGTCAACCCCGTCAGAATCaaacttcaaaattggaCTCCAGTGAAAACCGCCGATGATCTGATCATTCCTGGCCTGGAAGATCCACTAGACACTTTAGACCTATCTAAGTTTCAGTCCTCGGGATTTAACAGTGAGACAGAGTCCCCATtcccagaagaagaggacaGCCATGATGCTGAATTTGTGCCAAATCAAGCGTGTGTTTCCCAGCTTGCAGAGATGGGGTTTTCTCCCAATGCAATCACTAGGTCTTTGCACGCTACAGGTAATCTTGAGACAGAGCCAGCTATGAACTGGCTGTTTGCGCACATGGAAGACCCGGATATTAATGAGCCCTTCACACCGCCCAAGGCAAAAGAAGCAGACGTTCAAATTGATCAGGAAGCTATCAGCAGCATGACCGCGATGGGATTGGACGCAAAGTTGTGCAAAAAAGCTCTGATACTTAATAATGGTGATGTGACCAGTAGCGTGGACTGGgtcttcaacaacatgGATGACGACGGAGAGCTGCCACAGAAGGACACGCAACCAGCGAAGTCTCACACCGCGAATCTCGGGCATTCCTCTGCCAGCCCTTACAAACTTGTCGCAGTCGTATGCCACAAGGGGAACTCCGCTCACTCGGGTCATTACGTTGCATTCATCAGAAAATCGGTCGAGCAAGAGGAGAAATGGGTATTGTACAACGACGAAAAGATTGTCGTCGCGGTTGAAGATAATTTCGAAGAGATCAGAAAGAACGGCTATCTCTACTTCTACTCGAGAGTATAGATTCCATATAATTATTCGACCTCAAAACGAACATTGAACACCTCGAGAGAGACCATTTATTATATTATTTGTTATTTTCTGTCAATTATATTCCCGAAGTGTCAGTGATTGAGGCTCTGACGCGCCTTCATCTGGCGCGGCTGAAATTGGAAGGGAAGAATATGAAGCATTAAAACGCCAGTAAGACTAGAGCCTCTTCTTAATAGTACTTTCAACGATAGGTGACTCCAAAATGAACTATATGGATTGTGGTTATGATACTCAGCGGTCATTTGATGCTTCGATGAACAATCCGTCCAATAATCAGCAGAGTTACGCATCTGGGGACGCGAAGGATGGGGAAACATGTATTAGTGAAAGTCGGATCTCCATGATGGACAGCTCTTCCATAAATATGCACTTTACACATTCTACTGTAGGATCCCACTCAGGATCTAATTTTTTGTTGCCTTCCAACCCCAATTCATGTTATCTACAAGCTGGGCTTGACATAATGGGCGGCAATAATCATTCAGACTCTTTCTCAATGCCACGAACTGTCAATTGGTCGGAAACTACTCCACGAAGGCAAATGGTTAGCGATCTGGTTAGAAATGGCCAGGATGACGCATCAAATGTGGGTCCTGGTGTTACAGCATCCCCATCAGTTTTAATGTCGGCGA belongs to Torulaspora delbrueckii CBS 1146 chromosome 4, complete genome and includes:
- the UBP14 gene encoding ubiquitin-specific protease UBP14 (similar to Saccharomyces cerevisiae UBP14 (YBR058C); ancestral locus Anc_3.270), producing MTDVSWNEMNVPSVISKDECLYCFETVYNEALKEASALHSLNLCLSCFQPVCHRHLPLHVQVSEKNCDTAHWQYLNIHKVKRTKVDEDQDMNKSNKKIRLNVVEKSEDEMFETNWSLLKYNSSTASSEESVSNKDPEINPVVQEKIKQILGSKSQDMVDKTSSWELSVKSCPHTQNFQVPAVEAKSKDERCNDCGLDQNLWLCLHCGNIGCGREQVGIEGHSHALNHYDKHSTHPLAVKLGSLSQSSIDLYCYSCNDEVKFENPEAFAQALSKYGIDLKSKLASEKSLVELQVEQNMNWDFQMTDAQGKELKHLSANKEYGCGLINLGNSCYINSVLQCLLNGGVKTYSLSALGESFPLDVLYPSTNMKCQLIKLNNAIKLEPELYPSGIRPRSFKKCIGQAHEEFSSERQQDALEFLSFFNDTLDKKIFSRSENNPSDLMRYIIENRLQCTKCGKVKYTTDINESMLVPLEENSDSQHSQSLLDRLVEYFHGEELDFKCPQCKDMVQAIRKPGFKTFPDTLVVNPVRIKLQNWTPVKTADDLIIPGLEDPLDTLDLSKFQSSGFNSETESPFPEEEDSHDAEFVPNQACVSQLAEMGFSPNAITRSLHATGNLETEPAMNWLFAHMEDPDINEPFTPPKAKEADVQIDQEAISSMTAMGLDAKLCKKALILNNGDVTSSVDWVFNNMDDDGELPQKDTQPAKSHTANLGHSSASPYKLVAVVCHKGNSAHSGHYVAFIRKSVEQEEKWVLYNDEKIVVAVEDNFEEIRKNGYLYFYSRV